The Bacillota bacterium genome has a window encoding:
- the mutL gene encoding DNA mismatch repair endonuclease MutL gives MGKIITLDEGTINKIAAGEVVERPASVVKELVENSIDAGASRINVEVKNGGVSFIKVIDNGSGIEEDDVIIAFERHSTSKIKHSDDLSSILSLGFRGEALASIAAVSKVEMVTRTLNKPYGIQIYVQGGNIEYIKQTGAPVGTSVIVKDLFFNTPARFKFLKKDTTEGGYVSDIISRIALSNPGISFKLVSNGATIIHTPGNNDLLSTIVSIYGTDIGKSVIEISYKDDLIRITGYAGGAEISRSNRNYQSLFVNGRYVKSKLVTSAIDEAYRTYLMKNRFAFIVLKIEIDPSAIDVNVHPAKMEVRFSDEQSIYRAVYHAVNNALSRGSKIIEVKTEKETFFKESSPGYVNQDIQAQPGQNLYKYSPDKQSPVVQNRVQKNEDIENESLRNLEAQNSISRDITGAHIIGQLFSTYVLLQKDDYLLIIDQHAAHERIIFEEMKSRFSSNKPMSQTLMVPVVINLTHQEIKTLDENKEFFNRLGFIYEEFGNNSIVIRAVPYGGCDGNEKEMFLELLDIVTSPVKENNNIITDRALYKIACKVAVKANMNLDNKETLEMLKKLSGLGNPYTCPHGRPTIIKISKDELEKMFKRRL, from the coding sequence GTGGGGAAAATTATAACTCTTGATGAAGGTACAATAAATAAAATAGCAGCAGGTGAAGTGGTTGAAAGGCCTGCATCAGTCGTAAAGGAGCTTGTTGAGAATTCCATAGATGCCGGTGCTTCACGAATTAACGTGGAGGTAAAAAATGGTGGTGTTTCTTTTATTAAAGTGATAGATAATGGTAGTGGTATTGAAGAAGATGATGTAATAATAGCTTTTGAGAGGCATTCTACAAGTAAAATAAAGCATTCTGACGATCTTTCCTCTATTTTGAGCCTTGGATTCAGAGGAGAAGCCCTTGCAAGTATTGCTGCCGTTTCAAAAGTTGAAATGGTTACAAGGACACTAAATAAACCATACGGTATACAGATTTATGTACAGGGCGGCAATATTGAATATATTAAACAGACAGGTGCGCCTGTAGGAACTTCAGTTATTGTAAAGGATCTGTTTTTCAATACCCCTGCCAGGTTTAAGTTTTTAAAAAAAGATACTACGGAAGGGGGATATGTATCGGATATTATAAGCCGTATTGCTTTAAGTAATCCTGGGATATCTTTTAAGCTTGTAAGTAATGGGGCTACCATTATCCACACTCCTGGCAACAATGATTTGTTAAGTACTATAGTAAGTATTTATGGAACGGATATAGGAAAATCTGTTATAGAAATAAGTTATAAGGATGACCTAATAAGGATTACGGGTTATGCAGGAGGAGCAGAAATATCCAGGTCAAATAGAAATTATCAGTCATTGTTTGTAAACGGAAGGTATGTAAAGAGCAAATTGGTGACATCTGCAATTGATGAGGCTTACAGGACATATTTAATGAAAAACAGGTTTGCCTTCATAGTATTAAAAATAGAAATAGATCCCTCTGCCATAGATGTAAATGTACATCCAGCAAAGATGGAAGTAAGGTTTTCTGATGAGCAGAGTATATACAGGGCTGTGTACCACGCAGTTAACAACGCTCTTTCAAGAGGAAGCAAAATTATTGAAGTGAAGACCGAAAAGGAAACGTTTTTTAAAGAAAGCAGTCCCGGTTATGTTAATCAGGATATCCAAGCTCAGCCCGGGCAAAATTTGTACAAGTACAGTCCGGATAAGCAAAGTCCAGTTGTGCAAAATCGGGTACAGAAAAATGAGGATATAGAAAATGAGTCTTTAAGAAATCTTGAAGCGCAAAACAGTATTTCCCGGGATATAACAGGTGCACATATTATTGGTCAACTATTCTCTACCTATGTTTTGTTACAAAAAGATGACTATCTGTTAATAATTGACCAACATGCAGCCCACGAACGAATTATTTTTGAGGAAATGAAAAGCAGATTCTCCAGTAATAAACCCATGTCCCAAACACTTATGGTACCTGTAGTAATAAATTTGACTCATCAGGAAATAAAAACATTGGATGAAAATAAAGAATTTTTTAATAGGTTGGGTTTTATTTATGAAGAATTTGGCAATAATTCTATTGTGATAAGAGCTGTGCCATATGGAGGATGTGATGGGAATGAAAAGGAAATGTTTTTGGAACTCCTTGATATTGTTACATCTCCTGTAAAAGAAAATAATAATATTATTACCGACAGGGCACTATATAAAATTGCATGTAAAGTTGCCGTAAAAGCCAATATGAATCTTGACAACAAGGAGACTCTGGAAATGTTAAAAAAGTTGTCAGGGCTTGGGAATCCTTATACATGTCCTCACGGAAGGCCAACTATAATAAAAATATCCAAGGATGAATTGGAAAAAATGTTTAAAAGAAGATTGTAG
- the mutS gene encoding DNA mismatch repair protein MutS has translation MSSLTPMMQQYIEIKEQYKDCILFFRLGDFYEMFFEDAEIASRELEITLTGRDCGLEERAPMCGVPFHSVEPYISKLVNKGYKVAICEQVEDPALAKGIVKREVIRVVTPGTVTESSMLDEKKNNYLLSIYNNKYFFGLAAVDISTGEFSTTQIVWGNTVSKLMDEIGKYSPSEIIVNTGLYNDNSIIRSIKRRFSTYIYPFDDEYFKQSNAVERIKFCFNDVEFLKSGKDLSICASGALLAYLEQTQKVSFTHIQDIHSYEIEEFMVLDVSSRRHLELTHTMRDMTRKGSLLWVLDRTITAMGGRTIRKWIEQPLIKVDDIQERLDAVAEMKDKYMVRMEIRELLKSVYDIERLMSKIVIGTVNCRDLVSLKNSIGQVPYIKKLLKECYSSLNVKNYHRMDTLDDIYDLIDKAIVDDPPVSVKEGGIIKSGYNKDVDKLRKASTEGKNWIAALEASEREKTGIKNLRVGFNKVFGYYIEVTKSYYSLVPDNYIRKQTLANSERYITPELKEIEDTILGAEEKVVELEYNLFIEIKEKIAGQVSRIKNTAVSIGEVDTICALAEVADRESYCMPEVNREGEIIIKDGRHPVVEKMIESGAFVPNDVFLDMEDNRVLIITGPNMAGKSTYMRQVALIVLMAQIGSFVPASLAKIGVVDKIFTRVGATDDLASGQSTFMVEMSEVANILNNATARSLLILDEVGRGTSTFDGLSIAWAVIEYISDKSKVGARTLFSTHYYELTDLEGKIPGVNNYCITVEEKGDDIVFLRKIVRGGANDSYGIQVARLAGLPEQVIKRAREILNELEEADISKKETRIRKSKKPLEGQIDIFSYSGFNKKYDELINEIKKVDVTSLTPIEALNVLYNLQQKALK, from the coding sequence ATGAGCAGCTTGACACCTATGATGCAGCAGTATATTGAGATAAAAGAGCAATATAAAGACTGTATATTGTTTTTCAGATTAGGGGATTTTTATGAAATGTTTTTTGAAGATGCAGAGATTGCATCAAGGGAGCTTGAAATTACTCTTACTGGCAGGGATTGCGGGTTGGAAGAAAGAGCTCCCATGTGCGGTGTACCGTTTCATTCTGTCGAGCCCTATATTTCAAAGCTTGTTAATAAAGGTTACAAGGTAGCAATATGCGAGCAGGTTGAAGATCCAGCCCTTGCAAAGGGTATAGTAAAAAGGGAAGTAATAAGAGTTGTGACGCCCGGTACTGTAACAGAATCTTCAATGCTTGATGAAAAAAAGAATAATTATCTTTTGTCAATATATAATAATAAATACTTTTTCGGACTGGCTGCCGTGGATATTTCCACAGGTGAGTTTTCAACTACTCAGATTGTTTGGGGAAATACAGTAAGCAAGCTTATGGACGAAATAGGAAAGTATTCTCCATCTGAAATAATAGTAAATACAGGACTATACAATGATAATTCAATTATACGAAGTATCAAAAGAAGATTTAGTACTTATATTTACCCTTTTGATGATGAGTACTTTAAACAAAGTAATGCTGTGGAAAGAATAAAGTTCTGCTTTAATGATGTTGAATTCCTTAAAAGTGGAAAAGATTTATCAATTTGTGCATCAGGAGCATTATTGGCATACCTGGAACAAACTCAAAAGGTTAGTTTTACACATATACAGGATATACATTCATATGAGATTGAAGAGTTTATGGTTTTGGATGTATCTTCAAGAAGGCATCTTGAGCTTACTCACACTATGAGAGATATGACAAGGAAAGGGTCGCTCTTATGGGTATTAGATAGGACTATAACTGCTATGGGTGGTAGGACAATAAGAAAATGGATTGAACAACCGTTAATTAAAGTGGATGATATTCAGGAAAGGCTTGATGCTGTTGCTGAAATGAAGGACAAGTATATGGTCCGCATGGAGATAAGGGAGCTGTTAAAAAGTGTTTATGATATCGAACGGCTGATGAGTAAAATAGTAATTGGCACTGTCAATTGTAGAGATCTGGTATCTTTGAAAAACTCTATCGGACAGGTCCCTTATATAAAAAAACTTTTAAAAGAATGCTATAGCAGTTTAAATGTAAAAAATTATCATAGGATGGATACCTTGGACGATATTTATGACCTTATTGATAAAGCAATTGTTGATGACCCCCCTGTTTCTGTAAAAGAAGGAGGAATAATAAAAAGTGGATACAATAAGGATGTGGATAAACTTAGGAAAGCCTCTACAGAGGGGAAAAATTGGATTGCAGCCCTGGAAGCATCAGAAAGGGAAAAAACAGGTATAAAAAACTTGAGAGTGGGGTTTAACAAAGTATTCGGTTATTATATCGAGGTTACAAAATCCTACTATTCTCTTGTGCCTGATAATTATATCAGGAAGCAAACCCTTGCAAATTCTGAAAGATACATTACTCCTGAGTTAAAAGAAATAGAGGATACGATATTGGGAGCAGAAGAAAAGGTAGTAGAATTGGAATATAATTTGTTCATTGAAATCAAGGAAAAGATAGCAGGCCAGGTAAGCAGAATAAAAAACACTGCAGTAAGTATAGGAGAAGTTGATACAATATGTGCCCTTGCCGAGGTAGCTGATAGGGAATCCTACTGTATGCCTGAAGTTAACAGGGAAGGTGAAATAATAATAAAAGACGGGCGTCATCCTGTAGTTGAAAAAATGATTGAAAGTGGGGCCTTTGTCCCTAACGATGTTTTTCTTGACATGGAAGATAACAGAGTTTTAATTATTACCGGACCTAACATGGCAGGTAAATCTACTTATATGAGACAGGTTGCTCTGATAGTACTTATGGCTCAAATAGGTAGTTTTGTACCTGCATCTTTAGCTAAAATCGGAGTTGTAGATAAGATATTTACACGGGTTGGAGCCACTGATGACCTTGCTTCAGGACAAAGTACATTTATGGTGGAAATGTCTGAAGTAGCAAACATTCTTAATAACGCTACCGCAAGGAGCCTGCTTATTCTTGACGAGGTAGGCCGGGGTACCAGTACTTTTGACGGTTTAAGCATAGCGTGGGCTGTGATTGAATACATAAGTGACAAGAGTAAAGTAGGTGCAAGAACGCTTTTTTCTACTCATTATTACGAATTAACTGACCTTGAGGGCAAAATACCTGGTGTAAACAATTACTGCATTACAGTAGAAGAGAAAGGGGATGACATTGTTTTCTTAAGGAAAATTGTACGAGGAGGCGCAAATGACAGTTATGGAATACAGGTGGCAAGGCTTGCCGGACTCCCGGAGCAGGTAATTAAAAGAGCGAGAGAAATACTTAATGAACTGGAAGAGGCAGATATAAGCAAAAAGGAAACCAGGATACGGAAAAGTAAAAAACCCCTGGAAGGTCAGATTGATATATTTTCATACAGTGGTTTCAACAAAAAATATGATGAATTGATAAATGAAATTAAGAAGGTAGATGTTACGTCATTAACTCCTATTGAGGCCCTAAATGTTTTATATAACTTGCAACAAAAAGCTTTAAAGTGA
- the miaB gene encoding tRNA (N6-isopentenyl adenosine(37)-C2)-methylthiotransferase MiaB: protein MVNKENMTVTAKEMELQRKFMRQVAELNQGMGKKYHIATFGCQMNENDSEKLAGMLTEMGYEETDEIEESHVIIYNTCCVRENAENKVYGHLGALKRIKHERPDTIIAVCGCMMQQGDVVDHIISKYRHVDLVFGTHNLYRFPELLYSLLKDRQVLVDVWNSEGSIIEGIPIVRKDGVKAWVTIMYGCNNFCSYCIVPYVRGRERSRSMDDIVNEVKALVIQGYKEITLLGQNVNSYGKDLNNKSSFAELLYRINEIDGLERIRFMTSHPKDLSDSLIYAMKDCTKVCEHLHLPLQAGSSRILKEMNRRYTKDQYLELVKKVKENIPGISITTDIIVGFPGETDEDFMDTIDVIKKVEFDTAYTFLYSKRKGTPAAERDDQVPENIKKKRFDLLVEIQNRISRKINNSLVNQTVEILVEGPSKTNQEMYTGRTRTNKIVNFSGNKALVGNIVKVKINKALTWYLEGEVV, encoded by the coding sequence ATGGTGAATAAAGAAAATATGACTGTAACTGCAAAGGAAATGGAATTGCAAAGGAAATTTATGCGGCAAGTTGCAGAATTAAACCAGGGTATGGGTAAGAAATACCATATAGCTACTTTTGGCTGCCAGATGAATGAAAATGATTCTGAAAAGCTTGCCGGAATGCTAACTGAAATGGGGTATGAAGAAACCGATGAAATAGAAGAAAGCCATGTTATTATATATAATACATGCTGTGTTAGGGAAAATGCAGAAAACAAAGTTTATGGGCACTTGGGAGCCTTGAAGAGAATAAAGCATGAGCGGCCTGACACAATTATTGCTGTTTGTGGTTGCATGATGCAACAGGGGGATGTTGTGGATCATATTATTTCGAAGTATAGGCATGTTGATCTGGTTTTTGGCACGCACAATCTGTATAGGTTCCCGGAGCTTTTATACTCACTATTGAAAGACAGACAGGTTTTGGTGGATGTATGGAATTCAGAAGGTTCAATTATTGAGGGTATACCTATAGTGCGTAAAGATGGAGTAAAGGCATGGGTTACTATCATGTACGGCTGTAACAACTTCTGCTCATATTGTATTGTACCCTATGTGAGGGGAAGAGAAAGAAGCAGAAGTATGGATGATATTGTTAATGAAGTAAAAGCATTAGTTATACAGGGTTATAAAGAAATAACACTACTAGGACAAAATGTGAACTCCTACGGGAAGGATCTGAATAATAAATCCAGCTTTGCAGAATTACTTTACAGGATAAATGAAATAGACGGATTAGAAAGAATACGTTTTATGACTTCACATCCCAAGGATTTGTCCGACAGCCTTATATATGCCATGAAAGACTGTACTAAGGTTTGTGAACACTTACACCTGCCTTTACAGGCTGGAAGCAGCAGGATTCTTAAAGAGATGAACAGAAGGTATACAAAAGACCAATATCTTGAGCTGGTAAAAAAGGTTAAAGAAAACATCCCCGGCATTTCCATTACAACAGATATTATTGTGGGTTTTCCCGGAGAGACGGATGAAGATTTTATGGATACCATTGACGTTATAAAAAAAGTAGAATTTGACACAGCATATACTTTTTTATATTCAAAAAGGAAGGGTACTCCTGCAGCAGAGAGGGATGACCAGGTGCCGGAAAATATTAAAAAGAAAAGGTTCGATTTATTAGTTGAAATACAAAACCGGATCAGTAGAAAAATAAACAATTCCCTGGTAAATCAAACTGTTGAGATATTAGTTGAAGGACCTAGTAAAACAAACCAAGAGATGTATACAGGAAGGACAAGAACAAATAAAATTGTGAATTTCAGTGGAAATAAAGCTCTGGTCGGAAATATAGTAAAGGTAAAAATCAATAAGGCTCTCACATGGTATCTTGAAGGTGAGGTAGTATAA
- a CDS encoding orotate phosphoribosyltransferase, with translation MDTIHEKLVQWLFETGALKVSQADKPFWYTSGTIGPYYINTHFLYGNEEKANKLLEFINDSKDDIYAFPMELMKQLWENYCSDRIYKSLIDQMCMFIKENIDTNTIDYISGGERRDWFFSFLTAKLLDKPHLTIYKDLTIYEFYKNEVNLPDNLNSKNVLHIADLVTEGSSYERAWIPAIRDINGQIRWSAVVVDRRQGGKELLARYGINLYPMLEVGKETFRKALDIGLINVDQYNVINEFIDDPKGSMRNFLITHPEFIKNALNAGGKEAERAKLCIKNNIYGIYWQIKM, from the coding sequence TTGGATACAATACATGAAAAGCTTGTACAATGGCTTTTTGAAACCGGTGCTTTAAAGGTTAGCCAGGCTGATAAGCCTTTTTGGTATACTTCAGGTACCATAGGCCCCTATTATATTAATACTCATTTTCTTTACGGAAATGAAGAAAAGGCAAATAAACTACTAGAATTTATTAATGATTCAAAAGATGACATATATGCATTCCCTATGGAATTGATGAAGCAACTGTGGGAAAACTATTGTAGTGATAGGATTTATAAAAGCCTTATAGACCAAATGTGTATGTTTATTAAAGAAAATATTGATACAAATACAATAGATTATATTTCCGGAGGAGAGAGAAGAGATTGGTTTTTTTCCTTTTTAACAGCAAAATTGCTTGATAAACCACATTTAACAATATATAAAGACCTTACAATATATGAATTTTATAAGAATGAGGTAAATTTGCCGGATAACTTGAATAGTAAAAATGTCCTCCATATAGCTGATTTAGTAACAGAAGGATCAAGCTATGAGAGGGCATGGATACCTGCAATAAGAGATATTAACGGGCAGATTAGGTGGAGCGCTGTAGTAGTAGACAGAAGACAAGGTGGAAAAGAATTACTGGCACGATATGGAATAAACCTTTACCCAATGCTGGAGGTAGGAAAGGAAACTTTCAGGAAGGCTTTGGATATAGGGTTAATTAATGTTGACCAGTATAATGTGATAAATGAGTTTATAGATGACCCTAAAGGTTCAATGAGAAACTTCCTGATAACACACCCTGAATTTATTAAAAATGCTTTAAATGCAGGGGGAAAAGAGGCTGAAAGGGCAAAACTTTGTATTAAAAATAACATATATGGTATATATTGGCAGATAAAAATGTGA
- a CDS encoding histidine phosphatase family protein, with protein MATRLIIVRHAEAEGNVNRVFHGWTDSEITEKGHVQARLVAERLKNMDIDVIYSSSLKRTLQTAAYIAKAKGLPVIRTDKLKEINGGEWENMPWDVLPKKWPEEYDSWENKPHIHKMPRGESMKEFQNRIVEEFKYIINKNKGKNICVVTHGTAIRSLMCFFYHCSLEEMINFPWYDNTSVTIIDCERGKFSIVTEGDTSHLSKDMKTLENQEWWLEKMNRQGKGEDEGLGYNT; from the coding sequence ATGGCAACAAGATTAATAATTGTAAGGCATGCTGAAGCAGAAGGAAATGTAAACAGGGTGTTTCACGGATGGACTGATTCCGAAATAACCGAAAAAGGGCATGTCCAGGCTAGGCTTGTAGCAGAACGCTTAAAAAATATGGATATAGATGTCATTTATTCCAGCAGCTTGAAAAGGACTTTGCAAACTGCGGCTTATATTGCAAAGGCTAAAGGTCTTCCGGTAATCCGGACAGATAAGTTAAAGGAAATAAACGGTGGTGAGTGGGAAAATATGCCCTGGGATGTGCTGCCGAAGAAGTGGCCTGAAGAATACGATTCATGGGAAAACAAACCTCACATCCACAAAATGCCCAGGGGTGAATCCATGAAAGAGTTTCAGAACAGGATTGTTGAGGAGTTTAAATATATTATTAACAAGAATAAAGGGAAAAACATTTGTGTTGTTACCCATGGTACAGCAATCAGGTCCTTAATGTGTTTTTTTTACCACTGCAGCCTTGAGGAAATGATTAATTTTCCATGGTATGACAATACGTCTGTTACAATAATCGATTGTGAAAGAGGCAAGTTTAGTATTGTGACTGAAGGGGATACTTCCCATCTAAGTAAGGATATGAAGACACTTGAAAACCAGGAATGGTGGCTGGAAAAAATGAACCGGCAAGGTAAAGGGGAGGATGAAGGTCTTGGATACAATACATGA
- a CDS encoding dihydroorotate dehydrogenase has translation MTNIDSNSNRLEVDIAGIKFKNPVIGASGTFGFGREYSNYIDLNKLGGISVKGLTIKPRKGNKPPRIAETPAGILNSIGLQNPGVEVFIKEELPFLKKFNTVIIANIAGNVIEEYCELAEILSDTDIDAFELNVSCPNVKEGCVAFGNTVEGISEITKQVRKYCKKPLIVKLTPSVMDIKEIALAAEANGADAVSLINTILGMVIDIHKKRPVLANNFGGLSGPAVKPIAVRMTYEVSQTVKIPVIGMGGISSGDDAVEFMLAGAHAVMVGTWNFVNPNACIEVIEGIEKYLERYNYCSIYDIIGKLELNG, from the coding sequence ATGACTAATATAGATAGTAACAGTAACAGGCTTGAAGTTGACATAGCCGGCATTAAATTTAAAAACCCTGTTATTGGAGCCTCGGGAACTTTCGGTTTTGGACGGGAATATTCTAATTACATAGATTTAAACAAGCTCGGAGGTATTTCAGTCAAAGGGCTTACCATAAAACCCAGGAAGGGAAATAAGCCCCCCAGGATAGCTGAAACTCCTGCGGGAATATTGAACAGCATAGGATTGCAAAACCCCGGGGTTGAAGTATTTATAAAAGAGGAACTGCCCTTTCTTAAAAAATTTAATACGGTTATTATAGCCAATATTGCAGGAAATGTTATAGAAGAATACTGTGAATTGGCAGAAATATTATCGGACACAGATATTGACGCTTTTGAGTTGAATGTCTCCTGCCCTAATGTTAAGGAGGGGTGCGTGGCTTTTGGCAATACCGTGGAAGGTATATCGGAAATAACAAAGCAGGTTAGGAAGTATTGCAAGAAACCGCTTATAGTAAAACTGACCCCCAGCGTAATGGACATTAAAGAGATCGCTCTGGCGGCGGAAGCTAATGGTGCAGATGCCGTTTCCTTAATAAATACTATTTTAGGGATGGTAATTGACATACATAAAAAAAGGCCGGTATTGGCCAATAATTTTGGGGGACTATCGGGTCCTGCAGTTAAACCTATAGCTGTAAGAATGACTTATGAAGTTTCTCAAACCGTTAAAATACCTGTCATAGGAATGGGAGGAATTTCTTCAGGGGATGATGCGGTTGAATTCATGCTTGCTGGAGCTCACGCGGTAATGGTGGGAACATGGAATTTTGTAAATCCCAATGCCTGCATTGAAGTTATAGAAGGTATTGAAAAGTACCTTGAAAGGTACAATTATTGTAGTATATATGATATAATAGGAAAACTGGAGTTGAATGGGTGA